In one Agathobacter rectalis ATCC 33656 genomic region, the following are encoded:
- a CDS encoding NUDIX hydrolase — protein sequence MKIKSLFESKFIKVFDLQYQEGRHYYNATRRDEEDLVAAKSTEEFKKMLPDAVSCVVIWNPSGDDEKSGHEPCLLMNREFRYPTGQYLLSVPAGLIDPEDCTGDNDNTASLIKTAMRELHEETGLKVTEEDEVSIINPCLFSTPGMTDESNALVKIVLNRDSLNGMSQDGAVGGELFDGFDLLTKAQAKKILEDGVDEHGIYYSVYTWAALTYFVADLWR from the coding sequence ATGAAAATAAAAAGCTTATTTGAATCGAAATTTATAAAGGTGTTTGACCTTCAGTACCAAGAGGGCAGGCATTATTATAATGCCACAAGGAGAGATGAAGAAGACCTTGTAGCCGCCAAATCCACAGAGGAGTTCAAGAAAATGCTTCCGGATGCGGTGAGCTGCGTGGTGATATGGAATCCGTCAGGTGATGACGAGAAATCAGGTCATGAGCCATGTCTGTTAATGAATCGCGAGTTCCGATATCCGACAGGCCAGTACCTGCTAAGCGTACCTGCAGGACTTATTGATCCGGAGGATTGCACCGGGGATAATGATAATACAGCGTCACTTATAAAAACCGCCATGCGTGAGCTTCATGAGGAAACAGGACTTAAAGTGACAGAAGAAGATGAGGTTTCGATAATCAATCCATGTCTTTTCAGTACACCGGGCATGACAGATGAAAGTAACGCCCTTGTAAAGATTGTACTTAACCGCGATAGCCTTAATGGAATGTCGCAGGATGGCGCAGTGGGTGGCGAGCTCTTTGACGGATTCGACCTTCTGACTAAGGCGCAGGCGAAGAAGATACTTGAGGATGGAGTGGACGAGCACGGCATATACTATTCTGTGTATACATGGGCGGCACTCACGTATTTCGTAGCAGACTTGTGGAGGTAG
- the bsh gene encoding choloylglycine hydrolase produces the protein MCTAAVYKTKDFYFGRTLDYEFSYGDEIAVTPRNYVFNFRHSGKLENHYAIIGMAHVAGDYPLYYDAINEKGLGMAGLNFVGNAAYAAADENSSCENGTCGIAKTKVAQFEFIPWILSLCATVADAKEKLNRILLVDTPFSSQLPVAQLHWIIADKNECIVVESMADGMHVYDNPVGVLTNNPPFPYQMAALNNYRGLSTKQPENTFAPGVELSAYSRGMGGLGLPGDLSSQSRFVRVAFTKQNSKSDDSENASVSQFFHILGSVDQQRGLCEVTEGKYEITLYTSCCNCDKGIYYYTTYDNSQITAVDMNRENLDEKLLIRYPVITEGKICWQN, from the coding sequence ATGTGTACAGCAGCAGTTTATAAAACAAAGGATTTCTATTTTGGAAGAACACTCGACTACGAATTTTCATATGGAGATGAGATTGCGGTAACACCGCGAAACTATGTGTTTAATTTCAGGCATTCGGGAAAGCTTGAAAACCATTATGCAATCATTGGAATGGCACATGTGGCAGGTGACTATCCTCTTTACTATGATGCTATAAATGAAAAGGGGCTCGGTATGGCAGGACTGAATTTCGTGGGAAATGCAGCGTATGCGGCAGCAGACGAAAACAGCTCATGCGAGAATGGCACATGCGGCATTGCAAAGACAAAGGTGGCACAGTTTGAGTTTATACCGTGGATACTGTCACTATGCGCTACGGTAGCGGATGCAAAGGAAAAATTAAATCGTATTTTACTGGTAGATACACCATTTAGCAGTCAGCTTCCGGTTGCACAGCTTCACTGGATTATAGCCGACAAAAATGAGTGCATTGTGGTGGAGTCGATGGCAGACGGTATGCATGTTTACGACAATCCGGTAGGTGTGCTCACAAACAATCCGCCATTCCCATATCAGATGGCTGCACTCAATAATTACAGAGGCTTATCTACAAAGCAGCCTGAAAATACATTTGCACCGGGAGTGGAGCTTAGTGCATACAGCCGCGGAATGGGAGGACTGGGACTGCCGGGTGATTTATCATCGCAGTCACGCTTTGTACGTGTGGCATTCACAAAGCAAAACTCCAAATCGGATGACAGTGAGAATGCAAGTGTGAGCCAGTTCTTCCACATATTAGGCTCTGTGGACCAGCAGAGAGGTCTGTGCGAGGTGACAGAGGGCAAATATGAGATTACGCTCTACACCTCATGCTGCAACTGCGACAAGGGAATCTACTATTACACCACATATGACAATAGCCAGATCACAGCGGTAGACATGAACAGGGAGAATCTTGATGAGAAGCTGCTTATCAGATATCCTGTTATTACGGAGGGAAAGATTTGTTGGCAGAATTAG
- a CDS encoding DNA alkylation repair protein yields MAELENLFALQDKNYREFHARLMPNIEKERIIGIRVPVLRKYAKELAHGSRLFLSVQKEKRVCNTVKENDCDNVEKFLNTLPHYYYEENNLHMFLIMQMRDYDTALAYLEAFLPYIDNWATCDSGVPAVFKKHKNELLLHVYEWLDSDKPYTVRYGIGTLMRLYLDEDFDIKYALDVAKIRSKEYYVNMMKAWYIATALAKQYDAVLPILKERLMDSWSHNKAIQKARESYRITPQQKEYLSTLKV; encoded by the coding sequence TTGGCAGAATTAGAGAATCTGTTTGCGTTGCAGGATAAAAATTACAGGGAATTTCATGCGAGGCTTATGCCCAATATTGAAAAAGAACGCATAATAGGAATAAGAGTCCCGGTGCTTAGAAAGTACGCAAAGGAGCTTGCTCATGGCAGCAGGCTCTTTTTGTCGGTTCAAAAAGAAAAACGGGTCTGTAATACAGTGAAGGAAAATGACTGTGACAATGTGGAAAAGTTTCTAAACACTCTGCCACATTACTACTATGAGGAAAATAACCTGCATATGTTTCTGATTATGCAGATGAGGGATTATGATACAGCATTGGCTTATCTGGAAGCATTTCTGCCATACATAGACAACTGGGCGACCTGCGACAGTGGTGTGCCGGCTGTGTTCAAAAAGCACAAAAATGAGCTTCTTTTGCATGTATATGAGTGGCTGGATTCGGATAAGCCCTACACCGTCAGGTATGGCATTGGCACTTTGATGCGCCTATATCTCGATGAGGATTTTGATATAAAATATGCTTTAGATGTGGCAAAAATCCGTTCCAAGGAGTATTATGTAAACATGATGAAGGCGTGGTATATCGCTACGGCACTTGCAAAGCAGTATGATGCAGTGCTGCCGATACTGAAGGAAAGGCTTATGGATAGCTGGAGTCACAACAAGGCGATACAAAAGGCGCGTGAGAGCTATCGCATCACGCCACAGCAGAAGGAGTATCTGAGCACATTAAAGGTTTAA
- a CDS encoding shikimate kinase: MDKIEEIRAKIGECDDIIIKQLAVRMSHIQEIISYKKATGIPILQPEQEKKQTDALAAKLGDNEFEEEILDIFKYIMKNSRRIQAKSLFDYNIFLIGFMGAGKSTVAGELKDKLEMDRVEMDQMIVENRGMSISEIFDEFGEAYFRNLESNTLIELQKRKQTIVSCGGGVVMREENADHMKKNGRVVLLTAKPETIYERVKDSDERPILNGNMNVEYISGLMEKRKERYEAVADVTVATDGKNVTQICEEIIAKLIALDNEQDNKQA; the protein is encoded by the coding sequence ATGGACAAAATCGAGGAAATCCGCGCAAAGATTGGAGAATGTGACGATATAATAATTAAGCAGCTTGCGGTCAGAATGTCACACATTCAGGAGATTATATCATATAAGAAGGCAACAGGAATCCCAATCTTACAGCCGGAGCAGGAGAAAAAGCAGACAGATGCACTTGCGGCAAAGCTTGGCGACAATGAATTTGAGGAAGAGATACTTGATATTTTCAAGTATATCATGAAGAACAGCCGTCGTATCCAGGCAAAGAGCCTTTTCGATTACAATATCTTCCTGATCGGTTTCATGGGGGCAGGAAAAAGCACTGTAGCAGGAGAATTAAAGGATAAGCTCGAGATGGACCGTGTCGAGATGGATCAGATGATTGTTGAGAATCGTGGCATGTCAATCTCAGAAATATTTGATGAGTTCGGTGAGGCATATTTCAGAAACTTAGAGAGCAACACACTTATAGAGCTTCAGAAGAGAAAGCAGACCATCGTTTCCTGTGGTGGTGGTGTTGTCATGAGAGAGGAAAACGCAGATCATATGAAGAAAAACGGCCGTGTAGTTCTTCTTACAGCAAAGCCTGAGACTATCTACGAGCGAGTAAAGGATAGTGACGAGCGCCCTATACTAAACGGCAACATGAATGTTGAGTATATCAGTGGCCTTATGGAAAAGCGAAAGGAGCGCTATGAGGCAGTGGCAGATGTAACAGTTGCTACAGATGGCAAGAATGTTACACAGATATGCGAGGAAATCATTGCAAAGCTTATCGCACTTGATAATGAGCAGGACAATAAACAGGCATAA
- a CDS encoding ABC transporter ATP-binding protein, giving the protein MNDKKYSLRPYLLAYKWHYAIGIFVLLAVDLANLYIPQFIGEIIDGITAGKLDMAGVGGIIFKILITGLIIMAGRFGWRYFIIGASRGIEYRLRDDMFSHMETLSARYYNSHKTGDLMAYFTNDLQAVRMGTGMAVITVFDAVIMTVMVLVKMVVYVDFKLTLFAFIPLIFIAIGCYFYGIESKKRQVKRQDAFSYLSDKVQESIAGIRVVKAFAQEEEDFKQFEKACENSREKNLAVVKLRAVFGPTLDAVIGISVIVTLLAGGRMVLDGQVSIGQFVAFNSYIDMLVWPMIAAGDCINTFSQAAAAWGRIQTIFEEKPDIVDMVPPENVIENDGMAGRNADNLAEGIYDKIQIHGDIQLSHLTFAYPDGTKPVLSDVSIHVKQGEMLGILGRTGSGKSSLADLLLRVYDCENGMILLDGRPITDYPLAVLHRDISYVPQENFLFSDTLEENIAFGLEDRIADNPAILDAVKQAAKDACIHDNIMGFPDEYKTMVGERGVTLSGGQKQRSSIARALLKDSAILILDDSLSAVDTDTEEQILENLMETRQGKTTIVIAHRISTLQKADHVAVLSDGKLTEYGTPEELLELGGFYADISHKQQLESELGS; this is encoded by the coding sequence ATGAACGATAAAAAATACTCGCTGCGCCCATATCTGCTTGCATACAAATGGCACTATGCGATAGGCATTTTTGTGCTTCTTGCAGTAGACCTTGCAAATCTGTACATTCCGCAGTTTATTGGGGAGATAATCGACGGAATCACTGCAGGAAAGCTTGATATGGCGGGCGTGGGCGGCATTATATTTAAGATACTGATAACAGGCCTGATAATCATGGCGGGGCGCTTTGGATGGAGATATTTCATCATAGGAGCATCAAGAGGAATAGAATACAGACTGCGCGATGATATGTTTTCGCATATGGAGACACTCTCGGCGCGCTATTACAACAGCCACAAGACAGGAGATCTTATGGCATATTTCACTAACGATTTACAGGCTGTCAGGATGGGAACCGGGATGGCTGTCATCACCGTGTTTGACGCGGTAATCATGACGGTGATGGTGCTTGTCAAAATGGTTGTATACGTGGATTTTAAGCTGACATTATTTGCTTTTATTCCACTTATTTTCATTGCAATCGGCTGCTATTTTTATGGAATAGAGTCAAAGAAACGTCAGGTGAAAAGGCAGGATGCTTTCTCCTATCTTTCTGACAAGGTGCAGGAGAGCATTGCCGGTATCCGCGTGGTCAAGGCATTTGCGCAGGAGGAAGAGGACTTTAAGCAGTTTGAAAAGGCTTGCGAGAACAGCAGGGAGAAAAATCTTGCTGTGGTAAAGCTTCGCGCTGTCTTTGGCCCGACGCTGGATGCCGTAATCGGAATAAGCGTGATAGTGACACTCCTTGCAGGTGGCAGGATGGTGCTTGACGGACAGGTTTCGATAGGCCAGTTCGTGGCATTCAATTCATACATCGATATGCTTGTGTGGCCTATGATTGCGGCAGGCGACTGTATCAACACATTTTCCCAGGCGGCTGCGGCATGGGGCAGAATCCAGACTATTTTCGAGGAAAAGCCTGATATTGTCGATATGGTGCCACCGGAAAATGTAATAGAAAATGATGGCATGGCAGGCAGAAATGCAGATAATTTAGCTGAGGGTATTTATGATAAAATACAAATACATGGTGATATACAGCTTAGCCACCTCACTTTCGCATACCCTGACGGCACCAAGCCGGTGCTTTCAGACGTGAGTATACATGTGAAGCAGGGCGAGATGCTTGGTATCTTAGGACGTACCGGAAGCGGAAAATCATCACTTGCCGACCTTTTGCTTAGAGTCTATGATTGTGAAAACGGCATGATACTTTTGGATGGCCGCCCGATAACGGACTATCCGCTGGCGGTTTTACACCGTGATATCTCATATGTGCCACAGGAGAATTTCCTGTTTTCCGACACACTCGAGGAGAATATAGCATTTGGTCTTGAGGACAGGATTGCCGACAACCCGGCAATTCTTGATGCGGTAAAACAGGCTGCAAAGGATGCGTGTATACACGATAATATCATGGGCTTTCCGGATGAGTACAAGACCATGGTTGGAGAGCGCGGAGTGACACTTTCGGGAGGCCAGAAGCAGCGAAGCTCGATAGCCAGAGCACTTTTAAAGGATTCTGCAATCCTTATACTGGATGATTCACTTTCTGCTGTCGATACCGATACAGAGGAGCAGATACTTGAAAACCTCATGGAAACCAGACAGGGCAAGACAACCATAGTGATTGCCCACAGGATTTCCACACTGCAGAAGGCTGACCATGTGGCAGTGCTTTCTGACGGAAAACTGACAGAGTATGGCACTCCTGAAGAGCTGCTTGAGCTTGGCGGTTTTTACGCTGATATCAGCCATAAGCAGCAACTTGAGAGTGAGCTTGGCAGTTAA